GCCCACGTCAGCCAGATCGGCGACCACGCCGACCTGGAACGGCGGGTCCGCACCTGGAACGCGGCCATCGGCGCCGGCGCCGGCCTCCTTTACGCCGAGGCCTTCCACACCCTCGACACCCGGGGCCGCTGACCGACCGGCGCGACCGGCGAGTTCGCCGGTCGGAGCCTATCGATCGTCGGCCGAAGGCCGACTCCTCGCTCTGACGAACGCCTCGATGCCGTCGAGGACGCGGGCCAGGCCGAACTCGAAGCTCTCCTGGGCCTGGGCGACGGTGTAGGCGGCGTCGCCGGCCGGCTGCTCGAAGGCGCCCGCGGCGGCCACCCTGACCACCGTCGGGTAGCGGCTCGGGTCGAAGTACTTGTCGAACAGGGGCTCGCGGGCCGCCCACCACTGCTCGTCGGAGATGCCGGTGCGCCGCTCGGCCTCGGCGGCCCCCACCGCCATGTCGGCCGCGCCCCTGGTGTAGTCGGCGACCAGGCTGACCACCAGAACCATCTCGGAGCCGCCGAGGCCGATCCCGTCGACCACCCGCAGGGCGGCCTCGAACAGCTCGGTCTCGTTGGGCCCGAGCAGCGCCCGGGACGGGGAGATCTGCAGCATCCAGGGGTGGCGGTGGAACAGGGCCCAGTCCTCGCGGGCCCGCAGCTCCAGCCCGGCCCGCCAGCCCCCGGCCCCGTCCGGCCGGGCCACCTCGCCCAGCACCGTGTCCAGCATGACGTCGAGCAGCTCGGCCTTGCCGGGCACGTAGG
This genomic interval from Actinomycetota bacterium contains the following:
- a CDS encoding TetR/AcrR family transcriptional regulator, coding for MTTDYGGSGDPARSLPLLWRDQKRPTRGPRPGLTVDRIVAAAVELADAEGLAALSMRRVAERLGVGTMSLYTYVPGKAELLDVMLDTVLGEVARPDGAGGWRAGLELRAREDWALFHRHPWMLQISPSRALLGPNETELFEAALRVVDGIGLGGSEMVLVVSLVADYTRGAADMAVGAAEAERRTGISDEQWWAAREPLFDKYFDPSRYPTVVRVAAAGAFEQPAGDAAYTVAQAQESFEFGLARVLDGIEAFVRARSRPSADDR